GCAGATGAATTAATAAAATATCTAGAAAAGTACTTAGGAAATGATACAATCAAATTCTATACAGGAACTAGTTATAGACATGCTATAATATGGCACAAAGGTAGTATAGATGTGAATCTTACACCACCTCATGATATATTAGAAAAAAATATAAAAAAGTATTTGCCAAAAGGCACTAATTCAGATAAAATAAAACAAATGATGGTGTTGAGTAATGAATTACTTAAGAATCATCCTATTAACATAAGAAGAAAAGAAAAAGGATTAAGACCTGCCAACTCCATATGGATCTGGGGGGAAGGGACAAAACCAACATTAAAATCCTTTAGGGATAAATACAATAAAAAAGGTGCTATGATATCAGCTGTTGACCTATTAAAAGGAATAGCTATAGCAGCCGAAATGAAAAATATTGAAGTTGAAGGCGTTACTGGTAACATTAATACCAATTTTGAAGGTAAGGCAAAAGCTGCAATTGATGCTTTAAAATCTGGTCAAGACTTTGTATATGTACATATGGAAGCACCAGATGAATGTGGACATAGAGGGGAAATCGATAATAAAGTAAAATCAATTGAACTTATAGATTCCAAAGTGGTCAAATACATAAAAGAGGAACTTGATAAACTTGAAGAAGACTATAAGATAATGATACTACCTGACCACCCTACACCTCTAGCCATTAGAACACATACAAATAAGGCAGTTCCTTATTTAATATATGATAGTTCTAGAAAAATTGAATCTAATGTAAAATATGATGAAGAATCATGTAAAACTACGGGAAATGTATTTATGAAAGGCTATGAGCTAATGGACTATTTCTTAAAATAAATACATATACTAATTAGATACCTAAAGAGGAGGAAACAACTTGTTAATAGTAAAGAAATTTGGCGGTAGTTCTGTAGCAAATAAAGAAAGAGTCTATAATGTTGCAGAAAGAATATTAGAAGATTATAAAGAAGGTCATGATGTCGTTGTAGTTTTATCAGCACAAGGAGATACTACAGACGAATTGATAGCAAAAGCAAAAGAAATTAATCCAAATCCTTCAAGAAGAGAAATGGATATGATTCTTACAACAGGTGAACAACAATCTGTAGCACTAATGTCTATGGCATTACAGAATTTAGGATACCCAGCAATATCATTAAATGCTTATCAAGTAAAGATGCATACAACATCAGTTTATAGTAATGCAAGACTCAAAAGAATAGATGCTGAAAGAATAAACTCAGAACTTGAAAGAAAAAATATTGTACTTGTGACAGGATTCCAAGGTATCAACAAATATGATGACATAACTACATTAGGTAGAGGTGGATCAGACACAACAGCAGTGGCAATAGCAGCTGAACTTAATGCTGATAAATGTGAAATATATACAGATGTAGATGGAGTTTATACTGCTGATCCTAGAGTTGTCAAAGACGCAGTTAAATTAAATGAGATTACCTATGATGAGATGTTAGAATTAGCTTCACTTGGTGCAAAAGTTCTTCATAACCGTTCAGTAGAACTTGCCAAGAAATATGGAGTAGAATTAGTTGTACGCTCAAGTTTGACAAAAGCTGAAGGAACCATTGTTAGGGAGGAATGTAAAATGGAAAAAATGTTAGTTAGCGGCGTTGCTGCGGATAAGAATGTTGCTAGAGTTGCTGCAATTGGAATTAAAGATGAACCAGGAAAAGCGTTCTCACTATTTTCTCTACTTGCAAAACATAATATCAACGTTGATATTATCTTACAATCAATCGGAAGAAACAATACAAAAGATATATCATTCACAGTACCTAGAGATGCATTAGAAGACACTAAAAAAATTCTCCAAGATAATCTTTCAAGAATATCTGCTGAAAGAATAGAATATGATGATTCAGTATCAAAAGTATCTATTGTAGGTGCAGGTATGGCTTCTAACCCTGGAGTAGCAGCAGTAATGTTTGAAAGCCTGTATGATGCTGATATTAATATAAAGATGATATCGACTTCTGAGATTAAGATTTCAGTACTTATCAATGAAAAAGATACTGATAGTGCTGTAAATGCAATACATGAAGGTTTCAAAGACAGATTCTAAGAACTGATCACTTATAATAATTACGATATTTATATAAGAAAGTTGCTCTTAATAATAAGGGTAACTTTCTTTTTTATAATAATATCCTTGTCCTGTAAGTATCATTAATATATAATATTTAATAGAGTTTACAGTAAAGGAGCTAGTAGGTTATGGATATATTAAAAGTACTAGAAAAGGAATTGGATATCAAGGCTTGGCAAGTTGAAGCGACAGTCAAGTTGATTGATGAAGGCAATACTATTCCTTTTATTGCAAGATACCGTAAGGAAATGACAGGATCTCTGAGTGATGAGATATTACGTGAATTTAACGACCGTCTCACGTACCTAAGGAATTTGGAAGCTAAGAAAGAACAAGTTATCACTAGTATTGAAGAGCAGGGAAAATTAACTGCTGAACTTAAAAAGTCTATACTATCAGCCAAGACATTAGTAGAAGTTGATGACCTCTATAGACCATATAGACCAAAAAGAAGGACAAGAGCCACTATAGCTAAAGAAAAAGGATTAGAACCATTAGCTATTAAGATATGGATGCAGAATCTAAAATCACCTGTAGAAGTTATCGCTAAAGAATATATAAATGAAGAAAAAGATGTAAAAACTACTGAAGATGCAATAAATGGAGCAAAAGATATACTTGCTGAAATGATATCCGATGAAGCAGATTTCAGAAAAGAAATCAGAAGAAGAACTTTTACAAAAGGTAAATTAGTTGTAAAAGCAAAAGATAAAACAGCTGAATCAGTTTATGAAATGTATTATGAATATGATGAAGAGATCAAGAAAATAGCTCCTCATAGAATATTAGCAATAAATAGAGGAGAAAAAGAAAAGATATTAGTTGTTAAGATAGAAGCACCTATACAAGAAATTGAAAGTTATCTTAAAAATAAAGTCATTAGAGATTCTAATATATATACAACTCCAGTACTGGAAGATGTTATTTCTGACAGTTACAAAAGATTGATTTCACCAGCTATTGAGAGAGAAATAAGATCTGACTTGACAGAAAATGCTGAAGAAGGAGCAATAAAAGTATTTGGTAAGAATTTAGATCAATTACTTATGCAACCACCTATTGTAGGAAAAGTAGTACTTGCTCTAGACCCAGCTTTTAGGACTGGATGTAAAATAGCAGTAATAGATGGGATAGGTAAAGTATTAGATACAACAGTGGTCTACCCAACACCACCACAAAATAAAATAAAAGAAGCTAAAATTAAGTTAAAGGCATTAATTGAAAAACATGATGTAGATATTATAGCTATTGGAAATGGTACTGCATCAAGAGAATCAGAACTATTTGTTGCAGAAATGTTAAAAGAAATAGATAAAAACATTCATTATATAATCGTTAATGAAGCTGGAGCATCAGTATATTCAGCGTCCAAACTTGGCACGGAAGAATTTCCGCAATTTGATGTTGCATTAAGAAGTGCAGTATCCATAGGAAGAAGATTACAGGATCCATTAGCTGAATTAGTTAAGATTGATCCAAAATCTATAGGTGTAGGACAATATCAACATGACATGAACCAAAAAAGATTAGGTGAAACATTGACTGGTGTAGTTGAAGACAGTGTTAACAAAGTAGGAGTAGACCTGAATACTGCATCACCATCCTTATTACAATATATTTCAGGCATAAGTAAAACAATAGCAAAAAATATTGTGAGCTATAGGGAAACAGAAGGTAGATTCACTAATCGTAAACAATTGTTGAAAGTGGCAAAATTAGGTCCAAAAGCATATGAGCAATGTGCAGGATTCTTAAGGATAGTAGGTGGAGATAATCCACTTGATAACACAGGTGTTCACCCTGAATCATATACTGCCAGTAAACAGTTGATAAATGAAATCGGTAATACAATTGAAGACTTGAACAGTAATAAGATTAATGGAATCAATAGTAAAATCAATAATGTTGAAGGCATGGCTGATAAGTTGGGAGTAGGAGTACCCACATTAAGAGATATCATCAAGGAATTAGAAAAACCTGGACGTGACCCTAGAGAAGAAATGCCAAAGCCAATACTAAGAACTGATGTATTAGAAATGGAAGATCTACAAGAAGGCATGGTCTTAAAAGGGACAGTCAGGAATGTTATTGATTTTGGAGCATTTGTTGATATCGGAGTTCACCAAGACGGATTAGTGCATATATCTGAAATGGCAGATAAATATATTAAACACCCTCTAGAAGTTGTAGCTGTAGGTGATATAATTAATGTGAGAGTAATGAATGTTGATCTGAAAAAGAAAAGAATTGCACTATCAATGAAGCTATAAAATTATTAGATAAGATTTAATCATAGTTCAAAGGGGCTGTTGAATAATAACTATTCCGACGGTCCCTTTATAGAATTGATAAAACTTTTTTGGATAAGTAAATAAGTACGTTTTAATGCTTAGATGGTGATATACCATAATACTTTTTATATTGTTTTGAAAAAATGTAAGGATCAGAGTAACCAGTCATAAAAGTAATTTCTTTAATAGAGTATTTTGTTTCAGACAGCAGATAATGAGCATAACTTAATCGTGTTTGAAGCTGATAGGCTTTTGGTGAAATACTATAATGTTGGTGGAATAATGTCCTCAGGTGTCTTTCTGATAATCCAACCTTATTGGCTATTTCAGGAATAGATATATTTCTATTTTTATTAAGTTCTATAAGATTTCTAGCCTGCTCAACCCTTTTATCTGTTTTTTTGAAGTTAGAGGGGTATTGGTACTGTTTTAAAAGTGTATAGAGAATTTTAGATATAAAAGTATGTGCAAGTATACTTCTCAAATTATTTTTCTCA
The window above is part of the Vallitalea guaymasensis genome. Proteins encoded here:
- a CDS encoding cofactor-independent phosphoglycerate mutase; this translates as MKYVLILGDGMADEPVKQLGDKTPLQVADKENIDSLARIGEVGLVKTIPDGLAPGSDTANLSVLGYDPQKYYTGRSPLEALSIGADMESNDVSFRCNLVTLSEDGSYEDKTIIDHSSDEITTEEADELIKYLEKYLGNDTIKFYTGTSYRHAIIWHKGSIDVNLTPPHDILEKNIKKYLPKGTNSDKIKQMMVLSNELLKNHPINIRRKEKGLRPANSIWIWGEGTKPTLKSFRDKYNKKGAMISAVDLLKGIAIAAEMKNIEVEGVTGNINTNFEGKAKAAIDALKSGQDFVYVHMEAPDECGHRGEIDNKVKSIELIDSKVVKYIKEELDKLEEDYKIMILPDHPTPLAIRTHTNKAVPYLIYDSSRKIESNVKYDEESCKTTGNVFMKGYELMDYFLK
- a CDS encoding aspartate kinase, with the protein product MLIVKKFGGSSVANKERVYNVAERILEDYKEGHDVVVVLSAQGDTTDELIAKAKEINPNPSRREMDMILTTGEQQSVALMSMALQNLGYPAISLNAYQVKMHTTSVYSNARLKRIDAERINSELERKNIVLVTGFQGINKYDDITTLGRGGSDTTAVAIAAELNADKCEIYTDVDGVYTADPRVVKDAVKLNEITYDEMLELASLGAKVLHNRSVELAKKYGVELVVRSSLTKAEGTIVREECKMEKMLVSGVAADKNVARVAAIGIKDEPGKAFSLFSLLAKHNINVDIILQSIGRNNTKDISFTVPRDALEDTKKILQDNLSRISAERIEYDDSVSKVSIVGAGMASNPGVAAVMFESLYDADINIKMISTSEIKISVLINEKDTDSAVNAIHEGFKDRF
- a CDS encoding Tex family protein, with the protein product MDILKVLEKELDIKAWQVEATVKLIDEGNTIPFIARYRKEMTGSLSDEILREFNDRLTYLRNLEAKKEQVITSIEEQGKLTAELKKSILSAKTLVEVDDLYRPYRPKRRTRATIAKEKGLEPLAIKIWMQNLKSPVEVIAKEYINEEKDVKTTEDAINGAKDILAEMISDEADFRKEIRRRTFTKGKLVVKAKDKTAESVYEMYYEYDEEIKKIAPHRILAINRGEKEKILVVKIEAPIQEIESYLKNKVIRDSNIYTTPVLEDVISDSYKRLISPAIEREIRSDLTENAEEGAIKVFGKNLDQLLMQPPIVGKVVLALDPAFRTGCKIAVIDGIGKVLDTTVVYPTPPQNKIKEAKIKLKALIEKHDVDIIAIGNGTASRESELFVAEMLKEIDKNIHYIIVNEAGASVYSASKLGTEEFPQFDVALRSAVSIGRRLQDPLAELVKIDPKSIGVGQYQHDMNQKRLGETLTGVVEDSVNKVGVDLNTASPSLLQYISGISKTIAKNIVSYRETEGRFTNRKQLLKVAKLGPKAYEQCAGFLRIVGGDNPLDNTGVHPESYTASKQLINEIGNTIEDLNSNKINGINSKINNVEGMADKLGVGVPTLRDIIKELEKPGRDPREEMPKPILRTDVLEMEDLQEGMVLKGTVRNVIDFGAFVDIGVHQDGLVHISEMADKYIKHPLEVVAVGDIINVRVMNVDLKKKRIALSMKL